Proteins encoded within one genomic window of Bacteroidota bacterium:
- a CDS encoding T9SS type A sorting domain-containing protein, translating into MHRTLITNAVTLNDVLRIRTYTVTDGSYVDSHGNPYYNHSVSITYSFFSATARCPVLEIQTDSIENITRIYYQDFLNPVFESTTNPYFKISPNPSTGKFSISNARNEEIEITIYNSVGKKVYKTLSESNKKDIDLTEENNGIYFCVIIDENNSVITKKLIIHD; encoded by the coding sequence ATGCATAGAACATTAATTACAAATGCTGTAACATTGAACGATGTATTAAGAATTAGAACTTATACTGTAACTGATGGCTCATATGTCGATTCACATGGAAATCCATATTACAATCATTCTGTCAGTATAACATACTCTTTCTTTTCGGCAACTGCAAGATGCCCTGTATTGGAAATTCAAACAGATTCCATTGAAAATATCACTAGGATATACTATCAGGATTTCCTCAATCCGGTATTTGAATCAACCACAAATCCATATTTCAAAATTTCGCCAAATCCATCTACCGGAAAATTTTCAATTAGTAATGCGAGAAATGAAGAAATAGAAATCACTATTTATAATTCAGTTGGAAAAAAGGTTTATAAAACTTTATCTGAATCAAATAAAAAAGACATTGATCTGACAGAAGAGAATAACGGTATATACTTTTGTGTTATAATTGATGAAAACAATTCAGTTATTACAAAGAAACTAATCATTCATGATTGA
- a CDS encoding M6 family metalloprotease domain-containing protein yields the protein MKKILLFLAFLYSVTLVASPFHGKIVPFKQADGTSVDIKLFGTEYYMRAEGLDGYTLIRDKVSNNIVYAKLSEDGAELLSTGIIYKGTKNNIVTPTAVLQFSKHIDISVKARNKVIEENKQALSGNEKGIFERNSSGGQGGNHTDGTPINPVSGNITGLCIVVDFSDEPGVLPMSEFEDFCNDTNYSNFSNNGSLRSYYRDISGGLVNYENVVYGYYRAPLTFADYDAMGYAVGAQQILGLALNWIDGQGFDFSTLSLNPDNSIKAINLMYTGNPPVWAQGMWHHKGNYNGFTADGVHSNDYNCSPANSPLELAVVAHENGHMIGKWPDTYKYDSSTGPDGIGSFDLMCWYGNSFNPTPPNPLFKNNCGWNTAVDVTNFNGIINDTANSLTCYRYTNINDTNEFFLLENRFMTDRSLYIDDEGLTIWHINRNGSNQSFDHEVYLVHAGNDINDHSTACFNLSFSNEFSENTTPNSNFYNGDPSGLRVWDIGNEGPIITYKLGTGAPGPSLNLAYNTISGDDNGNGFLEPSESANIDLTSTNTGQLSSASAILSCVPIGANASLVTVNTNPITLGVINVSQTINSVINITADPTLTVGSTIDLRFTLSDGSDSIYITRTIMIGIL from the coding sequence GTGAAAAAAATATTACTATTCTTAGCTTTCCTGTATTCTGTTACTCTTGTAGCATCGCCATTCCACGGGAAAATTGTGCCTTTTAAACAAGCTGATGGCACCAGTGTCGACATCAAACTTTTTGGAACGGAATATTACATGCGCGCAGAAGGATTAGATGGTTATACTCTTATCCGCGACAAAGTTTCAAACAACATTGTTTACGCTAAATTATCTGAAGACGGTGCAGAATTACTTTCTACCGGAATCATTTATAAAGGAACAAAGAATAACATTGTTACTCCAACAGCAGTATTGCAGTTTTCAAAACACATTGACATTAGTGTAAAAGCACGTAACAAAGTCATTGAGGAAAACAAACAAGCACTGAGTGGAAATGAAAAAGGAATATTTGAAAGAAATAGCAGCGGTGGTCAGGGCGGAAATCATACAGACGGAACTCCGATCAATCCTGTTTCCGGAAATATTACAGGTCTTTGCATCGTAGTTGATTTCTCCGATGAGCCGGGAGTTTTACCGATGAGTGAATTCGAAGATTTTTGTAACGATACAAATTATTCAAACTTCAGCAACAATGGTTCATTGCGTTCATATTACAGAGACATTTCAGGCGGATTGGTTAATTATGAAAATGTTGTTTATGGTTACTACCGGGCACCATTGACTTTCGCTGACTATGATGCAATGGGATACGCAGTCGGTGCGCAACAAATTTTAGGTCTTGCTTTAAACTGGATCGATGGACAAGGTTTTGACTTCAGCACCCTTTCATTGAATCCGGATAATAGCATAAAAGCAATCAACCTTATGTACACCGGTAATCCACCGGTGTGGGCGCAAGGCATGTGGCATCATAAAGGAAATTACAACGGATTTACTGCTGATGGAGTTCATTCCAATGATTACAATTGTTCGCCGGCAAACAGTCCGCTTGAACTTGCAGTTGTAGCCCATGAAAACGGACACATGATCGGCAAATGGCCGGATACATATAAATACGACAGTTCAACCGGTCCTGATGGAATCGGGTCGTTCGATCTCATGTGTTGGTATGGAAATTCATTTAACCCTACTCCACCGAATCCGTTGTTTAAAAATAACTGCGGATGGAATACTGCAGTTGATGTAACAAATTTCAATGGTATCATAAACGACACTGCAAATTCACTGACATGTTATCGTTACACTAATATCAATGACACAAATGAATTCTTCCTTTTAGAAAACAGATTTATGACAGACAGAAGTCTTTACATTGACGACGAAGGTTTAACGATCTGGCATATCAACAGAAACGGAAGCAATCAGAGTTTTGATCATGAAGTTTATTTAGTTCACGCCGGTAATGATATAAATGATCACTCTACTGCCTGTTTTAATTTAAGTTTCTCCAATGAATTCAGTGAGAATACTACACCTAATTCGAATTTCTACAATGGAGATCCAAGTGGATTAAGAGTTTGGGATATTGGCAATGAAGGTCCGATCATTACTTATAAATTAGGAACAGGCGCACCGGGACCTTCACTTAATCTTGCCTACAATACAATTTCCGGCGATGACAATGGAAACGGATTTCTTGAGCCCAGCGAATCAGCAAACATTGATCTGACATCAACTAATACCGGACAACTTAGTTCGGCTTCAGCAATTCTTTCCTGCGTTCCAATCGGTGCAAATGCATCTCTTGTAACTGTCAACACAAATCCAATTACTCTTGGAGTGATCAACGTTTCTCAGACGATCAATTCCGTTATAAATATTACAGCAGATCCTACACTTACAGTTGGATCGACGATTGACTTGAGATTTACCCTTTCGGATGGCAGTGATTCAATCTATATTACAAGAACGATCATGATTGGTATTTTGTGA
- a CDS encoding T9SS type A sorting domain-containing protein, whose product MKIRYILLTLFMAGTFLSSNAQVHLQISSLSRFPVSPTDTAYESLTYDSILIQVQNIGNTLLNADNITIFIQGGTPASGPDILYEDTNALYSIQLGSSALINASGFVFKPTHFEDGDNIVVVWPQARTTPHISDSLTFHIYYVSLLGGLTNIAEEPVIISPNPLNDFVALEIPLNIAAKQVRIVDMLGRTVIKLNEGFNYIPTTDWTPGMYILQYTDKSGKPVSRRLIKR is encoded by the coding sequence ATGAAAATACGCTACATACTTTTGACCCTTTTCATGGCAGGAACTTTCCTGTCGTCTAATGCACAGGTGCATTTACAGATTTCAAGTCTGAGCAGATTCCCTGTTTCACCGACTGATACTGCTTATGAAAGTCTGACCTACGACAGCATCCTGATCCAGGTTCAGAACATTGGCAATACTCTTCTGAATGCTGATAACATTACGATTTTTATACAGGGAGGGACGCCTGCATCAGGGCCTGATATCCTCTATGAGGACACCAATGCGCTTTACTCTATTCAGCTCGGCAGTTCGGCATTGATCAATGCATCTGGCTTTGTTTTTAAGCCTACGCATTTTGAAGATGGAGATAATATTGTAGTTGTTTGGCCACAGGCCAGAACCACTCCTCATATATCAGACAGTCTTACTTTTCATATCTATTATGTTTCTCTGCTTGGTGGTTTAACAAACATAGCCGAAGAACCGGTTATTATCAGTCCAAACCCTTTAAACGATTTTGTTGCCCTCGAAATTCCGTTAAATATAGCTGCTAAACAGGTAAGAATTGTCGATATGTTGGGACGAACAGTCATTAAATTGAACGAAGGGTTCAACTATATTCCAACGACCGACTGGACTCCGGGTATGTACATTCTGCAATACACCGACAAATCCGGTAAGCCCGTTAGCAGAAGGTTGATTAAAAGGTAA
- a CDS encoding polysaccharide deacetylase family protein, producing MKTDKREVFLTFDDGPIPIITPWVLETLNKYNAKATFFCVGDNVKKNPEVYKMIIENGHKIGNHTMNHLNGWTNFNKTYFENIEKCNAIIHSDLFRPPYGKIKPTQINHLKKNYKIIMWDVLTKDYDESVVGEYCFDKVRKNCKPGSIVVFHDSLKAEKRLRIALPKTLDYLSKEGYTFSALQ from the coding sequence GTGAAAACAGACAAGCGCGAAGTCTTTCTTACCTTTGATGATGGCCCAATTCCAATTATAACACCATGGGTACTTGAAACTCTTAACAAGTACAATGCAAAAGCAACTTTTTTTTGTGTTGGAGATAACGTGAAAAAAAATCCGGAGGTGTACAAAATGATAATAGAGAATGGTCACAAAATTGGTAATCACACCATGAACCATTTAAATGGCTGGACGAATTTCAACAAAACCTACTTCGAAAATATAGAAAAGTGTAATGCAATAATTCACTCCGATCTGTTTCGTCCGCCTTACGGAAAAATAAAACCTACTCAGATAAATCATCTTAAAAAAAATTACAAGATCATCATGTGGGATGTCTTGACAAAAGATTATGACGAAAGTGTAGTCGGCGAATATTGTTTCGACAAAGTCCGAAAAAACTGTAAACCAGGTTCAATCGTTGTCTTTCACGATAGTCTGAAAGCAGAAAAAAGATTACGGATTGCTCTTCCAAAAACCCTGGATTATTTATCGAAAGAAGGATATACTTTTTCTGCACTGCAATGA
- a CDS encoding DUF2723 domain-containing protein — translation MNYQRINNVVGWIAFLIASFTFISTIEPTGSFWDCGEFIATAHKLEVGHPPGAPFFLMLARVFILFAGDDISKIPIMVNILSALMSAFTILFLFWTITALAKKLVLKKAAELTTDKIIAIMGAGLVGALAYTFSDSFWFSAVEGEVYASSSFFTAIVVWAMFKWENASEEPHNLRWLILIAYLMGLSIGVHLLNLLTIPALAFVYYFKRYTISTKGIIYTALVGTAILGFIQYGIILEMITLAGSIDYLFVNGLGMPFGTGIILYSIVIIAFLFWAYRYTRRKDMPVWNTAVLCVSFILIGYSTFAQIVIRSNANPPLDENNPENVFNFISYLKREQYGERPLFMGQYYNAKVVNQEEGDMNYAKVDDADKYVEAGRKITPVYEADKTTPFPRMWSNQPNHINEYKKWADIKGDRTPTFGENLKFFFVYQMGEMYWRYFMWNFVGRQNDLQGPGGITKGNWISGIKAVDEFRLGPQDKIPEGMKNNKARNTMFFLPFILGIIGMIYHYSRDNKDAWVVMLLFFFTGIAIVIYLNGTPQQPRERDYAYAGSFYAFAMWIGIGVLSIYEFLKKKINGSTAAGIASVVCLVAVPFVMVKAEWNDHDRSNRFTSRDFATDYLNSCEKNAIIFTNGDNDTFPLWYAQEVEGVRTDVRVVNLSLLNTDWYIDQLKRKYYDSEPIDISWASDKYNLGKRDYLPYYDRGVKGSVELKELVDFMGSDKAEAKARTNSGEEINYFPRKNIRLTIDSAQVIAKGVVSPENADMIVKTMEWSIGGSYLMKNDLMILNILANNNWKRPIYFATTVGSDNYLNLEPYFQLEGLAYRVVPIRTEVAQQEIVPGRVEVDKMYNNVMNKFKFGNMNDEKVYLDENNLRMTTNFRINFSRLAEELMVTGKRDSAIKVLDKCLEVMPDKTVPYNYFMAKVAELYYRAAGVMNKPNAPLTINDAEMTNKNELVAKGNAITERLLAIYGDNMEYYASLKGTKYYKLVDAEMNQALYILQAMSQTMKQTDQKALSEKAEKAFVDAVSKAGM, via the coding sequence ATGAATTACCAGCGCATTAATAATGTAGTAGGTTGGATTGCTTTCCTGATCGCCTCTTTTACTTTTATTTCAACCATCGAACCGACCGGAAGTTTCTGGGATTGTGGTGAATTCATTGCAACAGCACACAAACTTGAAGTAGGTCACCCACCGGGTGCACCATTCTTTTTGATGCTTGCAAGAGTATTCATTCTTTTCGCCGGAGATGACATTTCGAAAATTCCAATAATGGTGAACATCCTCTCAGCATTGATGAGTGCGTTCACAATATTGTTTTTATTCTGGACGATCACAGCGCTTGCAAAAAAGCTTGTGTTGAAGAAAGCAGCAGAACTTACAACTGATAAAATTATTGCAATCATGGGAGCCGGTTTAGTTGGTGCCCTGGCATATACTTTCAGCGATTCATTCTGGTTCTCTGCTGTTGAAGGTGAAGTTTACGCAAGTTCATCATTCTTCACTGCTATCGTTGTATGGGCAATGTTCAAATGGGAAAATGCTTCTGAAGAACCACACAACCTGCGGTGGTTAATTCTTATCGCATATCTTATGGGATTAAGTATCGGAGTCCATTTATTGAACTTACTTACTATCCCTGCACTTGCATTTGTATACTATTTCAAACGTTATACAATTTCAACAAAAGGAATTATTTATACTGCACTTGTTGGAACAGCAATTCTTGGTTTCATTCAGTATGGAATCATTCTTGAAATGATCACTCTCGCAGGATCCATTGATTACTTATTTGTGAATGGACTAGGAATGCCTTTTGGAACAGGTATTATACTTTATAGTATAGTCATCATTGCATTTTTATTCTGGGCGTATCGTTACACCCGCAGAAAAGATATGCCGGTATGGAACACTGCTGTACTTTGTGTTTCATTTATACTCATCGGCTATTCAACGTTTGCACAAATTGTGATCCGATCAAATGCAAATCCGCCGTTAGATGAAAACAATCCTGAAAACGTTTTCAACTTTATCTCTTATTTGAAACGTGAACAGTACGGAGAACGTCCATTGTTCATGGGACAATATTATAATGCAAAGGTTGTTAACCAGGAAGAAGGCGACATGAACTACGCAAAAGTTGATGATGCCGATAAATATGTAGAAGCGGGTCGTAAGATCACTCCGGTATATGAAGCTGACAAGACCACTCCATTTCCAAGAATGTGGAGCAATCAGCCTAACCATATCAACGAATATAAAAAGTGGGCAGATATAAAAGGTGACCGGACCCCAACGTTTGGTGAAAATCTGAAGTTCTTCTTTGTCTATCAGATGGGTGAAATGTACTGGCGTTATTTTATGTGGAATTTTGTCGGACGTCAGAATGATCTTCAGGGTCCGGGTGGAATTACAAAAGGAAACTGGATCAGTGGTATCAAAGCTGTTGATGAATTCCGTTTAGGACCACAGGATAAAATTCCCGAAGGAATGAAAAACAATAAGGCGAGAAATACAATGTTCTTCCTCCCTTTTATACTTGGAATAATTGGAATGATCTATCACTATTCGCGCGACAATAAAGATGCATGGGTAGTAATGTTGCTTTTCTTCTTTACAGGAATTGCAATTGTGATCTATCTGAATGGTACACCACAACAACCTCGTGAACGTGATTATGCTTATGCCGGATCGTTCTATGCATTTGCCATGTGGATCGGTATTGGAGTATTATCCATTTATGAATTCTTAAAGAAAAAGATCAATGGCAGCACTGCTGCAGGTATTGCATCTGTAGTTTGTCTGGTAGCTGTTCCATTTGTAATGGTGAAAGCAGAATGGAATGATCACGATCGTTCAAATCGTTTTACTTCACGTGACTTCGCAACAGATTATCTGAACTCTTGTGAAAAGAATGCTATCATTTTTACAAATGGTGATAATGATACTTTCCCATTATGGTACGCTCAGGAAGTTGAAGGTGTCAGAACGGATGTTCGCGTTGTCAATTTAAGTCTACTGAATACTGACTGGTATATTGATCAGCTGAAAAGAAAATATTACGACTCAGAACCGATTGATATTTCATGGGCATCCGACAAATATAATTTAGGTAAACGTGATTACTTACCATATTATGACCGTGGAGTAAAGGGCTCTGTTGAGTTGAAAGAATTAGTTGACTTCATGGGAAGCGATAAAGCGGAAGCAAAAGCTAGAACAAATAGCGGTGAAGAAATCAATTATTTCCCAAGGAAGAATATTCGTCTGACAATCGATTCAGCACAGGTTATTGCAAAGGGAGTTGTTTCTCCGGAGAACGCAGACATGATCGTTAAAACAATGGAATGGTCAATCGGCGGAAGTTATCTGATGAAAAATGATCTGATGATCCTTAACATTCTTGCAAACAATAACTGGAAACGTCCGATCTATTTTGCAACAACTGTTGGATCTGACAACTACCTGAATCTTGAACCATACTTCCAGTTAGAAGGACTTGCATATCGTGTTGTTCCGATCAGGACAGAAGTTGCACAACAGGAAATCGTTCCCGGTCGTGTTGAAGTTGACAAGATGTATAACAACGTCATGAACAAATTCAAATTCGGAAACATGAACGATGAAAAAGTTTATCTGGACGAAAACAATTTAAGAATGACAACAAATTTCCGTATCAATTTCTCTCGTCTTGCAGAAGAATTAATGGTTACAGGAAAACGTGATTCAGCAATAAAAGTGCTGGACAAGTGTCTTGAAGTAATGCCTGACAAAACTGTTCCATACAATTACTTCATGGCGAAAGTTGCTGAATTATATTATCGTGCTGCCGGTGTGATGAATAAACCAAATGCACCACTTACGATAAATGATGCAGAAATGACCAATAAAAATGAACTTGTTGCAAAAGGAAATGCAATCACAGAACGATTATTAGCAATCTACGGCGATAACATGGAATATTATGCAAGTCTGAAAGGAACTAAATACTACAAACTTGTAGATGCAGAAATGAATCAGGCATTGTATATTCTTCAGGCAATGTCACAGACAATGAAACAAACTGATCAGAAAGCTCTGTCAGAAAAAGCTGAGAAAGCATTTGTTGATGCTGTTTCAAAAGCAGGAATGTAA
- a CDS encoding T9SS type A sorting domain-containing protein — MDNNLLTTCEAVFLDPGGSNNYNDDLDFTKTIMPISGGQFITADFQAFELEDETNCNYDYLTIHNGPDAFAPIIGSYCGLNSPGIVTSTDNSGALTFVFHSDQGVTKSGWEAAITCSGPVGINNTDLANVVEVYPNPTTGMISIRLKSKIEGVITITDILGKAITQVMLKDSEKHTIDLSGNAKGTYFLKFRSESGTNTQRIIINN, encoded by the coding sequence ATGGACAATAATCTTCTTACAACATGTGAAGCAGTATTTTTAGATCCGGGTGGTTCAAATAATTACAATGATGATCTTGATTTTACGAAAACGATCATGCCAATTTCCGGTGGACAATTTATCACAGCAGATTTTCAGGCATTCGAACTGGAAGATGAAACAAATTGCAATTATGATTACTTAACTATTCATAATGGTCCGGATGCGTTTGCTCCGATAATTGGAAGTTATTGCGGATTAAACAGTCCGGGTATTGTTACTTCAACAGACAATTCAGGTGCGCTTACATTTGTTTTTCATTCCGATCAGGGGGTTACAAAATCCGGATGGGAAGCAGCGATCACATGTAGCGGACCTGTTGGTATAAACAATACAGATCTTGCAAATGTTGTTGAAGTCTATCCGAATCCAACAACAGGAATGATCAGTATCAGACTTAAAAGTAAAATCGAAGGTGTAATTACTATTACAGATATTCTAGGCAAGGCGATAACACAAGTGATGCTTAAAGATTCCGAAAAACACACGATTGATCTTTCCGGAAATGCAAAAGGGACATATTTCCTGAAATTCCGCTCTGAATCAGGAACTAACACTCAAAGAATTATTATTAATAATTAA
- a CDS encoding DUF2132 domain-containing protein, with protein sequence MPAISNDPLHGITLESIVNKLVEHYGWEELGNIIPINCFRSNPSVKSSLTFLRKTPWARSKVEALFIEMNNE encoded by the coding sequence ATGCCTGCAATAAGCAACGACCCCTTACATGGTATCACACTTGAATCCATCGTCAACAAACTTGTAGAGCATTACGGTTGGGAAGAACTTGGGAATATTATTCCAATAAATTGTTTTCGAAGCAACCCAAGTGTTAAGTCAAGCCTTACGTTTTTACGAAAAACACCTTGGGCGAGATCGAAGGTTGAAGCACTTTTTATAGAAATGAATAATGAATAA
- a CDS encoding class I SAM-dependent methyltransferase, with protein MSSHERAQHDEANNVTYQRCQYAYEYAKPFITGKKVLDVGCGNAYGTALMAESASEIMGLDYDQSTIDDNKSRYSTIKNLSFKRAEIPPLPFEDNSFDVVTAFQFIEHIHARKEFMKQCLRVLKPGGKVMITTPNSKKSLARNPFHVHEYTFDEIKGEISSLTGGYALQGLNGNTTVNTYYEENGKFVRMILKWDIFKLHQKLPSAWLAKPYNLITNMMRNKLKEKVDTTTQITTKDFFLQREKLDDCWDIYLEASKN; from the coding sequence ATGAGTTCCCACGAAAGAGCACAACACGACGAAGCCAATAATGTAACCTATCAACGATGTCAGTATGCATATGAATATGCAAAACCGTTTATAACAGGAAAGAAAGTTTTAGATGTCGGTTGTGGTAATGCATATGGTACAGCATTGATGGCAGAGTCAGCGAGTGAAATCATGGGACTTGATTATGATCAGTCGACGATCGATGATAACAAGAGCAGATATTCTACAATTAAAAATCTTTCATTCAAGCGTGCAGAAATTCCACCGTTACCATTTGAAGATAATTCGTTTGATGTAGTAACTGCATTTCAGTTCATCGAACACATTCATGCACGCAAAGAGTTCATGAAACAATGTCTGCGGGTTTTAAAGCCCGGAGGCAAAGTAATGATCACTACACCGAATTCTAAAAAGTCGTTAGCACGAAATCCATTTCATGTTCATGAATATACATTCGATGAGATCAAAGGCGAGATCAGTTCATTGACCGGCGGTTATGCATTACAAGGTTTGAATGGCAATACGACCGTAAATACATATTACGAAGAGAACGGAAAATTTGTCCGTATGATCCTGAAATGGGATATTTTCAAATTACATCAAAAGCTACCTTCCGCCTGGCTTGCAAAGCCTTACAACCTGATCACGAATATGATGCGGAATAAGTTGAAAGAAAAAGTCGACACAACTACCCAAATCACCACCAAAGACTTCTTCCTCCAGCGCGAAAAACTCGACGATTGCTGGGATATCTACTTAGAAGCCAGTAAAAACTAA
- a CDS encoding T9SS type A sorting domain-containing protein: MNFDVEAFLHFNGRLYLFTKADGSAIGYTKMYSLSENAGTKVANLVDSFYTNDRTTAADVSPSGDAMILMSNSHIHIFKNFSGSDFFGGDHTQVNISGGWTQKEAVAFTSDNEIYIADEDNGNGNNVYYLSLSNYIAASTTTAVNEVENSSANVYPNPATEIIHFDLSKQFNSVTVQLYDITGKMVATSSFSKAQEMVMDINKFSPGIYFYKLITDGRLLKTERIVLQ, encoded by the coding sequence ATGAACTTTGATGTCGAAGCATTTTTGCATTTCAACGGACGTCTTTATCTGTTTACAAAAGCAGACGGATCAGCAATAGGATACACAAAGATGTATTCACTCTCTGAAAATGCAGGAACTAAAGTTGCAAACTTAGTTGATAGCTTTTATACAAACGACCGCACAACAGCTGCCGATGTTAGTCCGAGTGGTGATGCAATGATATTAATGTCGAATTCACACATACACATTTTCAAAAACTTCAGTGGTTCAGATTTTTTTGGTGGCGATCACACACAAGTTAATATCAGCGGTGGCTGGACACAAAAAGAGGCAGTAGCTTTTACGAGTGATAATGAGATCTACATTGCTGATGAAGATAATGGAAATGGAAATAACGTTTATTATCTGAGTCTTTCAAATTACATCGCTGCAAGTACTACAACTGCTGTGAACGAAGTTGAGAATTCATCAGCAAATGTTTACCCGAATCCTGCAACTGAAATTATTCACTTCGATCTCAGCAAGCAATTCAATTCAGTTACCGTTCAGTTATACGATATCACCGGTAAAATGGTAGCCACTTCTTCTTTCAGCAAAGCACAGGAAATGGTTATGGACATCAACAAATTTTCTCCGGGTATTTATTTTTACAAGCTCATCACTGATGGGAGGTTGTTGAAGACGGAACGGATTGTCTTACAGTAA